The genomic region ACGCCACACGCACCTATCGCCAGTTCGTCAGCGAGGGCGCCAACATCATCTTCGATACGTCGTCCAACGGCGATTTCCTGCATGAGGTGGTCAAGCGCGCCACCGACGTCGCCTTCATGGAATGCGACGGCCGCGTGACGATGGACAATCTCGGCTGGTATTACCTCGCTCACTGGTATCCGACTTATGTGATCGGTGTGGCCGCCGGCCATCTGTCTAAAACCGGCAAGCTCGGCTACATCGCCTCTTTCCCGGTCGCTTCCGTCTATGCATCGACCAACGCGTTCCTGATGGGCGCTCGCAGCGTCAACCCGAACGCCGTGTTGCAGACGATCGTCATCAACTCGTGGTTCGACCCGCAGGCAGCGACGCAGGCCGGCACGGCATTGATCGACAACGGCTGCGACTTCCTCTTCGGCATCATGGACGAAGCCGGATATCTCCAGGTCGCGGAAAAGCGTGGCGTCTGGGCGGCGATGTGGAACACCGACATCCGCCGCTACGGCCCGAACTCCTATGTCTCGTCCGTGCTGATCGACTTCACCAAATTCTATGTCGACCAGGTCGGCAAGCGTCTCGCCGGCACCTGGACGCCGACCGAGCAGCTGTTTGCTATGGGTGCTGGCGTCGATCGCGACAAATGGGGCGAAAAGGTTCCGACCGACGTCGCGGCGGCGGCCGACGCAGTCCGCCAGAAGATGGTTGGCGGCTGGTCGCCGTTTACCGGAGAGATCAAGGATGCAAGCGGAAAGGTACGGGTTGCTGCCGGCCAGACGATGACCGACCTGGAACTCTACAACTGGGACTGGTCGGTCGAGGGCGTCTCGGGCCTTTCCGGCTGATCCCGGTCGACGACCGCCAATCCGGGACCCGGCCTTGCGGCCGGGTTCGCTGCTTCCCTTCCGGTGCATAATTGATGACTGAAAACGCGATCCGTTTCAAAGCTCCTGCCGGTGCGCCGCCTTTGGTCCAGCTGAAGGGTATCGCCAAGTATTTTCCAGGCGTCGTCGCCAACGAGAATGTCGACCTCGATGTCATGCCCGGTGAGATCCACGCCCTCTTGGGCGAAAACGGCGCCGGCAAGTCGACCCTGATGAACATCCTGACCGGTATCTACCAGCCAGACGCGGGCGAAATTATTATCGACGGCTACGCCAAGCAGTTCGCCACCCCGCTGCAGGCCATCGCTGCGGGCATCGGCATGGTGCATCAGCATTTCAAGCTCGTGCAGGCGTTCACTGTTGCCGAAAACATCCATCTCGGCTGGTCTGAGACACCCCGCCGTGCCTCGGCGCCTGTTCTGGAAGCCCGGACTGAGGCGCTTGCCGAAAAATTCAATCTCCAGACCCGACCGGGCGCGCGGGTGAGCGACCTGTCGACGGGTGAGCAGCAGCGCGTCGAAATCCTGCGCGTGCTTGCCCGCCAGGCGCGCGTGCTGATCCTCGACGAGCCGACGGCAGTGCTGACTCCTGCCGAAGCCCGCGAGCTCTTCAAGGCCTTGCGCAACTTCGTCGCCAGCGGCAATGCCGTCATCTTCATCAGCCATAAGCTCGACGAGGTGCTGGAAATCTCCGATCGCATCAGCATCCTGCGCGGCGGCCGCAAGATGGCGACGGTCGAGGCGGCCGAGTGCAATCCGCGCATGCTTGCAAAGCTCATGGTCGGTCGCGATATCGTGCTTGCCGACATGCGCCAGCGCTCGCCGACCGCGGCTGCCATGTCGGCGACACCGGCGCTCAGCCTTGAGCACGTCTCGGCTTCGGGCGACAACGGCAATCAGGCATTGTTCGATGTCTCGCTCGACGTCCGGGCCGGCGAGATCGTCGGCATTGCGGGCGTCGCTGGCAATGGGCAGCGCGAGTTTAGCCAGGTGCTGACAGGCATTCGCCCGCTCAGCGCAGGCCGCATCCTGATCGATGGCAGCACGGTGGAGAATGGCAATGCGGCATTTTTTGCAGATAGTGGCATCGGCCACATTCCGGAAGACCGACTGCACAGCGGCCTGGCGCCGGCGCTGAGCATCACCGTCAATGCTGTCATGCGCGAATACAAGACACCGCGGATCTCGGCAGGAGGCATCTACCGCCTGGCCTCGGCAGCGGCGCTGGCCAAGGAAATTGCCGCCGCTGCCGAGGTGGCCATTCCGGATTTCGCCATGCCGGTCCGCAACCTGTCGGGCGGCAACCAGCAGCGGCTGGTGGCGCGTCGCGAAATGCGGATCGCCCACCGCGTGCTAGTGGCCGCCTATCCCAGCCGCGGCCTCGACGTCGGCGCCATCAACACGATGCTGCGCTATATCGTCGAGCTGCGCGACGCCGGCGCCGGTATCATCCTCATTTCCGAAGAACTTGAGGAACTGTTGAACGTCTCAGACCGGATCGCCGTTCTCTATGAAGGCCGGATCATGGGCATCGTCGATACCGACAACGCCGACCTCGACGAGATCGGCCTGCTCATGGGCGGCCGCGCACCAACCCACGAGGCCGCCTGAGATGGCTGCATCACTTCGCCTTCAGCGTCTGCCGTCCGCGTCGCCCGTCATAGCCCTTGCGGCGCGCGCCGCAGCCATTGTCATTGCCCTCGTCTTTGCCGGTATCGTCCTGTCGCTCACCGGGGCCGATCCTCTCAATCTCGGCCTGCAGGTGCTGAGCGCCAGCTTCGGATCGAGTTTTGGATTGGAGGATCTGGCGCTGCTGCTCATTCCCCTGATCCTCACCGGGCTGTCGGTCGCTGTCGCTCAGCAGATCGGCGCCTGGAATATCGGGGCGGAAGGCCAGTTCTACGCGGGGGCCTTCGGTGCCGCCGCTGTCGGTCTCTTCGTGCCAGGACCGCCGGTCATCATCCTGCCGATGATGTTCGTCGCCGGACTTGTCGGCGGCGCCGCCTGGATCCTCGTGCCGACGCTTGCGCGCGCCTATGCCGGTGTCAACGAGCTGATCACGACGCTACTGCTCAATTTCGTCGCGATCCTGCTCGTCTACTATGTCTCGACGAACGCCTGGCGCGACAAGATGGCGAATTCCGCCACCAAACGACTTTCCGCTGAAATCCCGGACTTCTGGGGCTCAGTCCACTGGGGCCTGCCGATTGCCGTGATCGTCGCGCTGGCCGTCGCGGCCTTGCTGGCGTTCTCGCGCTGGGGCTATGAAGTGCGCCTCGTCGGCTCGAACCCATCGGCGGCGCGCTATGCGGGCATGCCGGTCCGCAGGCACCTGATTACCGTCATGCTGCTCTCCGGTGCCATCGCCGGTCTCGCCGGCATGTTGGAGATCGCTGGCACGGTTCATCGCCTGCAAGGCGGCATCTCCAACAATTACGGCTATCTCGGTATCATGGTCGCGGTTCTCGCCCGCAGTTCGGCCATCGGCGTCATTTTTTCCGCAGCGCTGATGGCCTTCATCCTCAATTCCGGAATCATCCTGCAGACGCAGGGGCTGACGACGTCGACCGTGCTGGCAATCACCGGATTGATCCTGTTTCTGACCGCGATCGGCGACGAACTCGCCCATTACCGCATCGCCCGCGACAAGGCTTGAGGAGACAGAGCATGGACCTTCTGACCGGGCTTTTCACCACGGCGTTTCTTGCCGGCGGCGTGCTGGCGCTAGCCGCCCTCGGCGAGGTGCTGGCGGAACGCGTCGGCGTCGTCAATCTCGGTGTCGAAGGCCTGATGGCCATGGGGGCGCTGACGGCAATTGCCACCGTCGCGTCATTCCCGTCGCCAACGGTCGGTTTTCTCGCGGCGCTCGGCGTCGGCGCTGTCTTCGGCATGATGTTCGCGTTTGCCACTGTGATCCTCAGGGCAAATCAGGTGCTCTGCGGCCTTGCCTTGACACTGATGGGCAATGGTCTCGCCTCCACGATCGGCCGCGCCTATTCCGGCATGCCCGCCCGTGCGGTGTTTGCCGGTATCGAGGTACCGCTTCTCAGTAGCATCCCGATCTTCGGGAAGGCCTTCTTTTCGCA from Rhizobium rhododendri harbors:
- a CDS encoding ABC transporter permease — encoded protein: MAASLRLQRLPSASPVIALAARAAAIVIALVFAGIVLSLTGADPLNLGLQVLSASFGSSFGLEDLALLLIPLILTGLSVAVAQQIGAWNIGAEGQFYAGAFGAAAVGLFVPGPPVIILPMMFVAGLVGGAAWILVPTLARAYAGVNELITTLLLNFVAILLVYYVSTNAWRDKMANSATKRLSAEIPDFWGSVHWGLPIAVIVALAVAALLAFSRWGYEVRLVGSNPSAARYAGMPVRRHLITVMLLSGAIAGLAGMLEIAGTVHRLQGGISNNYGYLGIMVAVLARSSAIGVIFSAALMAFILNSGIILQTQGLTTSTVLAITGLILFLTAIGDELAHYRIARDKA
- a CDS encoding ABC transporter ATP-binding protein, giving the protein MTENAIRFKAPAGAPPLVQLKGIAKYFPGVVANENVDLDVMPGEIHALLGENGAGKSTLMNILTGIYQPDAGEIIIDGYAKQFATPLQAIAAGIGMVHQHFKLVQAFTVAENIHLGWSETPRRASAPVLEARTEALAEKFNLQTRPGARVSDLSTGEQQRVEILRVLARQARVLILDEPTAVLTPAEARELFKALRNFVASGNAVIFISHKLDEVLEISDRISILRGGRKMATVEAAECNPRMLAKLMVGRDIVLADMRQRSPTAAAMSATPALSLEHVSASGDNGNQALFDVSLDVRAGEIVGIAGVAGNGQREFSQVLTGIRPLSAGRILIDGSTVENGNAAFFADSGIGHIPEDRLHSGLAPALSITVNAVMREYKTPRISAGGIYRLASAAALAKEIAAAAEVAIPDFAMPVRNLSGGNQQRLVARREMRIAHRVLVAAYPSRGLDVGAINTMLRYIVELRDAGAGIILISEELEELLNVSDRIAVLYEGRIMGIVDTDNADLDEIGLLMGGRAPTHEAA
- a CDS encoding BMP family ABC transporter substrate-binding protein, encoding MLDLRTLSRRGFLNMSAAGAASLMLPTGFARQALAASAFPPIKEEDAVVGFGHVGPISDEGWTWSHHQGLLAVKKAYPKLKKVLEVENIPYSADATRTYRQFVSEGANIIFDTSSNGDFLHEVVKRATDVAFMECDGRVTMDNLGWYYLAHWYPTYVIGVAAGHLSKTGKLGYIASFPVASVYASTNAFLMGARSVNPNAVLQTIVINSWFDPQAATQAGTALIDNGCDFLFGIMDEAGYLQVAEKRGVWAAMWNTDIRRYGPNSYVSSVLIDFTKFYVDQVGKRLAGTWTPTEQLFAMGAGVDRDKWGEKVPTDVAAAADAVRQKMVGGWSPFTGEIKDASGKVRVAAGQTMTDLELYNWDWSVEGVSGLSG